The region GACAAGCATGACAAACAGGCGCGGGAATGGGCAGAGAAAATCGCCGCGTGGGAGGCGGACTTGTTAACGCTCAAGGCCCTCGAGTGACACTTGAATCGTTCCTGTAATCGCCGCAGGGAGCGGCCCCTGCACCCTCAAGGCGTTTCGACCGCGCATCAATCTGTCGCATATCCGTTAAGGCGGTCGTTAAGAATGGATAGGCCCTACGCTTGCGGATCATCGGGCGCCGGATGAACCCGATTCCGGCCCTGCGCCTTTGCCAGATACAGCGCTTCATCCGCCCGCTTCAGCCACGCGTTCACCATCATGCCGTCGCGCGGCCACTCGGCCACGCCCGCAGAAACAGTAAGCACTCCGCTGGGACTTCCCATGTGCGGCAGCGCCATTGCCGCGACCGTCTCGCGAAAATTCTCCGCCGCCTGACAGCCATCGCGCAACGATTGCGCCGGCAGGATAACGAGAAATTCCTCGCCGCCGAAACGGTAGCCGCGCCCGCCCGGGCGCATGTTCTGGTGCAACACACCGGCCACAGCTTTGAGCACCGCGTCACCGGCGAAATGCCCGCAATGGTCGTTGTACGCTTTGAAATAATCGACGTCGAGCATGATGGCGCAGAACCCGTGCGGCCCGCTGGGAGCCCATGCCGGAAACAGGCTGAGATCCTCGCGGAGCCTGAGGCGGTTATACAGTTCCGTCAGCGGGTCGGTGCGCGCCAGCTCGAACAGCCGCGCATTGAAATGCTCCAGCTCCCTCTGCTGGGTGGCGAGTTGCCTGTGCAGCGCGGTAATCCTGTGCGCCACCAGAAGACGTATGGCCAACTGGTCGGGGTCGAGTGGTTTGGCGAGATAATCGTCCGCGCCGGCCTGCATTCCGTCGAGGATATTGACTTTGCTGCCCGACGACGTAATGAAGATGAAGTAAACATATTTTTCCAGCCGGGTGGAGGCGCGGATCCGCCGGCAAAGTTCCAGCCCATCCATGCCTGGCATTTCCCGGTCGCTGATGACGACATCGACATCGTTGTCCTGGAATAGTCGCCACGCCTCTTCACCGGCGCTGGCGGACACGAACTCATGCTTCAGCCGCCGCATCTGGATTTCCAGGATCAAGCGCGAGGAAGCGTCGTCTTCGGCAATCAGGACGCGCATGGCGGGAGCGGTTCAGTGTTGAGTTGCGCGAGAGCCTCGCAAATTCCGGCGAATTCGGCTTCGG is a window of Paraburkholderia phytofirmans OLGA172 DNA encoding:
- a CDS encoding GGDEF domain-containing protein, with translation MRVLIAEDDASSRLILEIQMRRLKHEFVSASAGEEAWRLFQDNDVDVVISDREMPGMDGLELCRRIRASTRLEKYVYFIFITSSGSKVNILDGMQAGADDYLAKPLDPDQLAIRLLVAHRITALHRQLATQQRELEHFNARLFELARTDPLTELYNRLRLREDLSLFPAWAPSGPHGFCAIMLDVDYFKAYNDHCGHFAGDAVLKAVAGVLHQNMRPGGRGYRFGGEEFLVILPAQSLRDGCQAAENFRETVAAMALPHMGSPSGVLTVSAGVAEWPRDGMMVNAWLKRADEALYLAKAQGRNRVHPAPDDPQA